In one uncultured Devosia sp. genomic region, the following are encoded:
- a CDS encoding amino acid ABC transporter substrate-binding protein, with protein sequence MNRVFKRLLSLAAGLACMLTLAVLPAAAQKIETLQLVRDRGFLICGATNPLPGFAQQDSTGRWSGFDVDLCRGIAAAVFGDPNKIEFRSLRGEARFAPLQTGMVDVLTRNGSWTEQRDTTYGATYVGTAFFDGQAFLVPQSMGVVSAFELDDVSICVVNSGEEVERLQDFFFTNQASYTEVPYEDVSDLAVAYLAGRCQVVAAAGRQLQAIRRALPDPSAHRILPERISKEALGPVVRDGDQQWLNIVRWTLFTLINAEELGITALNVDSLLAARTPAVRRILGVEGNFGEPLGLSQDFMANVIRAIGNYGELYERNFGPQTGAALLRGQNGLWSNGGLLYAAPVR encoded by the coding sequence TTGAACAGAGTTTTCAAGCGATTGCTGTCACTGGCAGCGGGCCTTGCCTGCATGCTGACGCTCGCCGTCCTGCCCGCCGCGGCCCAAAAGATCGAAACATTGCAACTGGTTCGCGACCGGGGCTTCCTGATCTGCGGCGCCACCAATCCGCTGCCCGGCTTTGCCCAGCAGGACAGCACGGGTCGCTGGTCGGGCTTTGACGTCGATCTCTGCCGCGGCATTGCCGCCGCCGTTTTCGGCGATCCCAACAAGATCGAGTTCCGTTCCCTCCGCGGCGAAGCCCGCTTCGCCCCGCTCCAGACCGGCATGGTCGACGTTTTGACCCGCAATGGCTCCTGGACCGAACAGCGCGACACCACTTATGGCGCCACCTATGTCGGCACCGCCTTCTTCGACGGCCAGGCCTTTCTCGTGCCCCAGAGCATGGGCGTCGTCTCGGCCTTCGAACTCGACGACGTCAGCATCTGCGTCGTCAACTCCGGCGAAGAGGTTGAGCGCCTTCAGGATTTCTTCTTCACCAACCAGGCCAGCTACACCGAAGTCCCCTATGAGGATGTGTCGGATCTTGCCGTCGCCTATCTCGCTGGCCGCTGTCAGGTCGTTGCGGCCGCCGGCCGCCAGCTCCAGGCCATCCGCCGCGCGCTGCCCGACCCGTCCGCCCATCGCATCCTGCCCGAGCGCATTTCCAAGGAAGCCCTGGGCCCCGTCGTCCGCGATGGCGACCAGCAATGGCTCAATATCGTGCGTTGGACGCTGTTCACGCTGATCAATGCCGAAGAACTGGGCATCACCGCGCTCAATGTGGATTCGCTACTCGCCGCCCGCACCCCCGCCGTCCGCCGCATCCTCGGCGTCGAGGGCAATTTCGGCGAACCTCTTGGCCTCTCTCAGGATTTCATGGCCAATGTGATCAGGGCCATCGGCAATTACGGCGAGCTCTACGAGCGCAATTTCGGCCCCCAGACCGGCGCCGCCCTGCTGCGCGGCCAGAATGGCCTCTGGTCCAACGGCGGCCTTCTTTACGCTGCGCCGGTCCGTTAA
- a CDS encoding amino acid ABC transporter permease — MTTDLGFVRSEFIPSKPAPGRTGGPILWLQRNLFATPTDTLYTVLGMLFLLWAVPPIYNYIIGHAVGPTGTVLECRAEGAGACWAYIYARFNFFIYGFYPIDQYWRPNIVFVMLAALIVMLMTPSAPFKRTTAVFFFLIFPVISFYLLNGGVFGLRYVPTGEWGGLMVTLIISLVGIICSFPIGILLALGRQSKMPIIKTLCVMFIELWRAVPLISVLFMASIMLPLFMPAGTTVDKLLRALVGVTLFTSAYVAETVRGGLQALPRGQYEAAAALGLGYWKRMYFIILPQALKHVIPGLVNNFIALFKDTSLVSIVGIFDLLGTVQAASSDIDWASPTQAVTGYLFAAFMFWIFCFAMSRYSLWMERRLDTGHKR; from the coding sequence ATGACCACAGATCTCGGCTTTGTCCGCAGCGAATTCATCCCATCAAAACCGGCTCCCGGACGCACCGGTGGCCCCATTCTCTGGCTGCAGCGAAACCTCTTCGCCACGCCCACTGACACGCTCTACACCGTCCTGGGCATGCTGTTTCTGCTCTGGGCCGTGCCGCCCATCTATAACTACATCATCGGTCACGCTGTCGGTCCGACCGGCACCGTGCTGGAATGCCGTGCCGAAGGGGCAGGGGCCTGCTGGGCCTATATCTACGCCCGCTTCAATTTCTTCATCTACGGCTTCTATCCGATCGACCAATACTGGCGCCCCAACATCGTCTTCGTGATGCTGGCCGCGCTGATCGTCATGCTGATGACGCCGTCCGCGCCCTTCAAGCGCACCACGGCGGTGTTCTTCTTCCTGATCTTCCCGGTGATCAGTTTCTACCTGCTCAATGGCGGCGTCTTCGGCCTGCGCTACGTGCCAACCGGCGAATGGGGTGGCCTCATGGTCACGCTGATCATCTCGCTGGTGGGCATCATCTGCTCCTTCCCGATCGGCATTCTGCTGGCCTTGGGGCGGCAATCGAAAATGCCGATCATCAAGACGCTATGCGTCATGTTCATCGAGCTCTGGCGTGCCGTGCCGCTAATCTCGGTCCTCTTCATGGCCTCGATCATGCTGCCGCTCTTCATGCCGGCAGGCACGACCGTCGACAAACTGCTCCGCGCTCTGGTTGGCGTCACGCTCTTCACCTCGGCCTATGTCGCCGAAACGGTGCGTGGTGGTCTCCAGGCCCTGCCACGCGGACAATATGAGGCCGCGGCAGCGCTCGGGCTCGGATACTGGAAGCGGATGTATTTCATCATCCTGCCCCAAGCGCTCAAGCACGTCATTCCGGGCCTCGTGAACAACTTCATCGCCCTGTTCAAGGATACGTCCCTGGTCTCCATCGTCGGTATTTTCGATCTGCTCGGCACCGTGCAGGCCGCCAGCTCCGACATCGATTGGGCATCGCCAACCCAGGCTGTGACCGGCTATCTGTTCGCCGCTTTCATGTTCTGGATTTTCTGTTTCGCCATGTCACGCTATTCGCTCTGGATGGAGCGGCGCCTGGACACCGGGCACAAGAGGTAA
- a CDS encoding amino acid ABC transporter substrate-binding protein, translating to MQKMLVTFAAAASLGLVATAAQAATLDDVKAKDYVQCGVTGGVAGFSAPDANNVWAGLEVDFCRAVAAAIFNDADKVRYTPLTSQERFAALSAGEIDILSRTTTWTMSRDTDLGISFIGTMYYDGQGFMVRKADEIASAMDLSGAAICIESGTTTELNAADYFAANNLEFNTVVFVDQDEVVKAYEDGRCDVYTTDASALAAERSKFAVPDDHIILPEIISKEPLGPVVRQGDDQWFKISRWVYFALLEAEELGVTQANVDEMLGSDNPAIKRLLGVEGDFGTPIGLTKDWAYQVIKLIGNYGESFDRNVGPSTDIGLERGLNALWTDGGLQYAAPIR from the coding sequence ATGCAAAAAATGCTCGTAACGTTCGCCGCTGCAGCATCGCTTGGTCTGGTTGCGACCGCAGCGCAGGCAGCGACGCTCGACGACGTCAAGGCCAAGGATTATGTGCAGTGTGGCGTGACCGGCGGCGTGGCCGGCTTCTCCGCTCCCGATGCCAATAACGTCTGGGCCGGTCTCGAAGTCGATTTCTGCCGTGCCGTCGCCGCTGCCATCTTCAACGATGCCGACAAGGTCCGCTACACCCCGCTGACCAGCCAGGAGCGCTTTGCAGCTCTCTCCGCCGGTGAAATCGACATCCTGTCGCGCACCACCACCTGGACCATGAGCCGCGATACCGATCTGGGCATCAGCTTCATCGGCACCATGTATTACGACGGCCAGGGCTTCATGGTCCGCAAGGCTGACGAAATCGCCTCGGCGATGGACCTCAGCGGCGCCGCCATCTGCATCGAATCGGGCACCACGACCGAACTCAACGCCGCCGACTATTTCGCGGCCAACAATCTCGAGTTCAACACCGTCGTGTTCGTCGATCAGGACGAAGTCGTGAAGGCCTATGAAGACGGCCGCTGCGACGTCTACACCACCGACGCCTCGGCGCTGGCTGCCGAACGCTCCAAGTTCGCCGTTCCGGATGACCACATCATCCTGCCCGAAATCATCTCCAAGGAGCCCCTTGGTCCGGTGGTCCGCCAAGGCGACGACCAGTGGTTCAAGATCAGCCGCTGGGTGTATTTCGCACTGCTCGAAGCTGAAGAACTGGGCGTGACCCAGGCCAATGTCGACGAAATGCTCGGTTCGGACAATCCGGCCATCAAGCGTCTCCTCGGCGTTGAAGGCGACTTCGGCACCCCGATCGGCCTCACCAAGGACTGGGCCTACCAGGTCATCAAGCTGATCGGCAACTACGGCGAATCCTTTGATCGCAACGTTGGTCCCTCGACCGACATCGGTCTTGAGCGTGGTCTGAATGCCCTGTGGACCGATGGCGGCCTGCAGTACGCAGCTCCGATCCGCTAA
- a CDS encoding amino acid ABC transporter ATP-binding protein has translation MSQVSETTVERKVDTSHMQVSQTDVAIDVVGMHKWYSDFHVLRDINLKVMRGERIVIAGPSGSGKSTLIRCINRLEEHQEGQIIVNGTELTADLKRIDDVRREVGMVFQHFNLFPHLTILQNLTLAPIWVRGIPKAEAEATAMHYLERVKIPEQANKFPGQLSGGQQQRVAIARSLCMKPSIMLFDEPTSALDPEMVKEVLEVMISLAEEGMTMICVTHEMGFARQVANRVIFMDQGQIIEQNDPESFFSNPQHERTKLFLSQILH, from the coding sequence ATGAGCCAAGTTTCCGAAACCACTGTCGAACGCAAGGTCGACACCTCTCATATGCAGGTCTCCCAGACCGACGTGGCCATCGACGTTGTCGGCATGCACAAATGGTATTCCGACTTCCACGTGCTGCGAGACATCAACCTGAAAGTCATGAGGGGCGAGCGCATCGTCATCGCCGGTCCCTCGGGCTCGGGCAAGTCGACGCTGATCCGCTGCATCAACCGTCTTGAGGAGCATCAGGAAGGCCAGATCATCGTCAATGGCACCGAGTTGACGGCCGATCTCAAGCGCATCGACGACGTGCGCCGCGAAGTGGGCATGGTCTTCCAGCACTTCAACCTCTTCCCGCACCTGACCATCCTGCAAAACCTGACGCTGGCGCCGATCTGGGTGCGCGGCATTCCCAAGGCCGAGGCCGAGGCGACCGCCATGCACTATCTCGAACGCGTGAAAATCCCCGAGCAGGCCAATAAATTCCCCGGCCAGCTTTCGGGTGGCCAGCAGCAGCGCGTCGCCATCGCGCGTTCGCTATGCATGAAGCCCTCCATCATGCTGTTCGACGAACCCACCTCCGCCCTCGATCCAGAAATGGTCAAGGAAGTGCTCGAGGTCATGATCAGCCTTGCCGAGGAAGGCATGACCATGATCTGCGTGACCCACGAAATGGGCTTTGCCCGCCAGGTCGCCAACCGCGTCATCTTCATGGATCAGGGCCAGATCATCGAGCAGAACGATCCGGAGAGTTTCTTCTCCAATCCCCAGCACGAGCGCACCAAGCTCTTCCTCAGCCAGATCCTTCACTGA
- the metC gene encoding cystathionine beta-lyase encodes MSNDNKSSSPVSVETVLTHHGRVPDDQFGFVNTPVYRGSTILFKTLADIEAQEQRFLYGRAGNPTTDSVEAVVNELEGGFRTRLVPSGLAAITISLLACVKAGDDVLVTDSAYEPGRTFSDGFLARMGVTVRYYDPRIGAGISELVQPNTTAILAESPGSLTFEVQDLPALAKAAHANGARLIVDNSWASPLYMQPLALGADIVLHAGTKMFVGHSDAFAGTISTTEEAWKDVERVRRELGFFTSGDDAYLVARGLRTLAIRMKEHQQRALEIASWLEGQDEVVQVLHPALPSHPDHELWKRDFTGSGSLFSVLLRPAPRASVAAFLDHLKLFTMGYSWGGYESLCLPVKLAKNRTAKPWTAEGNLFRLHIGLEGVDDLKADLTKAMARYTAAR; translated from the coding sequence ATGAGCAATGACAATAAAAGCAGCAGCCCGGTCTCGGTGGAAACAGTCCTGACCCATCATGGACGTGTGCCGGACGACCAGTTCGGCTTCGTCAACACGCCGGTCTACCGCGGTTCGACGATCCTGTTCAAAACGCTGGCCGATATCGAAGCGCAGGAGCAGCGATTCCTCTATGGCCGGGCGGGCAATCCAACCACGGACAGCGTGGAAGCGGTGGTCAACGAGCTTGAGGGCGGGTTCCGGACGCGGCTCGTACCGTCGGGCTTGGCGGCCATCACCATTTCGCTGCTGGCCTGCGTCAAGGCCGGTGATGACGTGCTCGTTACCGACAGCGCCTATGAGCCGGGCCGCACCTTCAGCGACGGATTCCTGGCACGGATGGGCGTGACGGTGCGCTACTACGATCCACGCATTGGGGCCGGCATCAGCGAACTCGTGCAGCCCAATACAACCGCCATTCTGGCTGAGAGCCCGGGCTCGCTGACCTTCGAGGTGCAGGACCTGCCGGCGCTGGCCAAGGCAGCGCATGCCAATGGTGCCCGGCTGATCGTGGACAATAGCTGGGCCAGCCCGCTCTATATGCAGCCGCTGGCGCTGGGCGCCGACATCGTGCTGCATGCGGGCACGAAAATGTTCGTCGGCCATTCGGATGCCTTTGCCGGGACGATCTCGACGACGGAAGAAGCTTGGAAAGATGTCGAGCGTGTGCGGCGCGAGCTGGGTTTCTTTACCTCGGGCGACGATGCCTATCTGGTGGCGCGTGGATTGCGGACGCTGGCCATCCGCATGAAGGAGCATCAGCAGCGGGCGCTGGAGATCGCCAGCTGGCTCGAGGGACAGGATGAGGTGGTGCAGGTGCTGCATCCAGCTCTGCCGAGCCATCCGGATCATGAACTTTGGAAGCGCGACTTCACCGGCTCGGGGAGCTTGTTCTCCGTGCTGCTGCGCCCGGCTCCGCGCGCGTCGGTGGCGGCTTTCCTCGATCATCTCAAGCTTTTTACCATGGGCTATAGCTGGGGCGGCTATGAAAGCCTCTGCCTGCCGGTGAAGCTTGCCAAGAATCGCACGGCCAAGCCATGGACGGCCGAGGGGAACCTCTTCCGCCTGCATATCGGGCTCGAAGGCGTCGATGATCTCAAGGCCGACCTGACGAAGGCCATGGCCCGCTATACGGCGGCGCGCTGA
- a CDS encoding phosphatase PAP2 family protein produces the protein MFDLRKRWPLGLCDHNWSRYLKGFILALFVLLFFDVWASRTAAQTSYVWRDPFAFVTHFGLPDGVLILSLSIFVLTAIAMRLIPAGLWRRATFEIWQIAAFVFLTVGSAGVATNILKRVVGRSRPAIYDQVGAFDFHYIVNDWTYQSFPSGHTTTAMATAFVVGFLAPRLFTLILILALATGLSRVMLDQHYPTDVVAGYVVGMLGAFTVRNIFARKRWLFAELPDGTVRFRGAPNLKLVWRRLFQRAAV, from the coding sequence ATGTTTGATTTGAGGAAGCGCTGGCCGCTTGGGCTTTGCGATCACAACTGGTCACGCTATCTCAAGGGCTTCATCCTGGCCCTGTTCGTCCTGCTTTTCTTCGACGTCTGGGCTTCGCGCACCGCCGCCCAAACCTCCTATGTCTGGCGCGACCCCTTTGCCTTCGTCACCCATTTTGGCCTGCCAGACGGCGTGCTGATTCTCAGCTTGTCCATTTTCGTCCTGACCGCCATCGCCATGCGGCTCATTCCGGCCGGCCTCTGGCGCCGTGCCACCTTCGAAATCTGGCAGATCGCCGCCTTCGTGTTTCTGACGGTCGGTTCGGCAGGCGTCGCCACCAACATTCTCAAGCGCGTGGTCGGTCGCAGCCGGCCCGCCATCTATGACCAGGTCGGCGCCTTCGATTTCCACTACATCGTCAATGACTGGACCTATCAGAGCTTCCCGTCAGGCCACACGACCACGGCCATGGCCACCGCTTTCGTGGTCGGCTTCCTTGCGCCGCGCCTCTTCACGCTGATCCTGATCCTGGCGCTCGCCACCGGCCTCTCGCGCGTCATGCTCGACCAGCATTATCCCACCGATGTCGTTGCCGGCTATGTCGTGGGCATGCTGGGCGCCTTCACCGTGCGCAATATCTTTGCCCGTAAGCGCTGGCTCTTCGCCGAACTGCCTGATGGCACGGTGCGCTTCAGGGGGGCGCCAAACCTCAAACTGGTCTGGCGCCGCCTGTTTCAGCGCGCCGCCGTATAG
- a CDS encoding ABC transporter permease subunit (The N-terminal region of this protein, as described by TIGR01726, is a three transmembrane segment that identifies a subfamily of ABC transporter permease subunits, which specificities that include histidine, arginine, glutamine, glutamate, L-cystine (sic), the opines (in Agrobacterium) octopine and nopaline, etc.): MAVHENLGAAPPRTSLLNDPVFRGIVYQVVVAAAVLAFLAWIVINTAANLALQNKTTGFDFLFRTAGFDISFVLFSWDRTSLYWQAFLAGLLNTLLVAAIGIFFATILGFTIGIARLSSNWLIARVATVYIETIRNIPLLLQLFFWYFAVLKAMPAVRDSFLLPLGIYVNQRGIMVPKPLPDHEFIWVAVAFVVCLVAAIAIGIWATRQRTRTGHYPNAIVLAARVANAIVTFALGYFAFTLLGTIVPTLGQPLIAALGGVVLAGATFTPLRAYAGGFIAFAISFVVASYLLNGMFGHLLMGAEVAAEAAAEDIPAAAPHLLFLLIGAVLGLLVGWLTIQRIADTVVDDSKFPTALPILVVAGIPLLIYYLIGAELAFEVPELQRFNFRGGVQLPPELVALVFGLSIYTAAFIAENVRGGIRAVNKGQTEAAQSLGLKEGDRLRLVIIPQAMRVIVPPLTSQYLNLTKNSSLGAAIGYPELVNVFMGTTLNQTGKAIEVVALTMAVYLTFSLLTSAFMNWYNGRVALVER; the protein is encoded by the coding sequence ATGGCTGTGCACGAAAATCTTGGCGCTGCGCCACCGCGCACCTCCCTGCTCAATGACCCGGTCTTCCGCGGCATTGTCTATCAGGTGGTGGTTGCGGCGGCTGTCCTCGCCTTTCTCGCCTGGATCGTGATCAATACCGCGGCCAATCTGGCCCTGCAGAACAAGACGACAGGCTTCGACTTCCTGTTCCGCACCGCTGGCTTCGACATCAGCTTCGTGCTGTTCTCCTGGGATCGCACATCCCTCTACTGGCAGGCATTCCTTGCCGGTCTGCTCAACACGCTGCTGGTCGCGGCGATCGGCATCTTCTTCGCGACGATCCTCGGCTTCACCATCGGTATCGCGCGCCTGTCGTCCAACTGGCTCATCGCCCGGGTCGCGACGGTCTATATCGAAACCATCCGCAATATCCCGCTGCTGCTACAGCTCTTCTTCTGGTACTTCGCCGTCCTCAAGGCCATGCCGGCCGTGCGCGACAGCTTCCTTCTGCCGCTGGGCATCTATGTCAACCAGCGCGGCATCATGGTGCCCAAGCCGCTGCCCGACCACGAGTTCATCTGGGTCGCAGTGGCTTTCGTGGTCTGCCTCGTGGCCGCCATCGCCATCGGCATCTGGGCCACCCGGCAGCGCACGCGCACCGGCCACTATCCAAACGCCATTGTGCTCGCAGCCCGCGTCGCCAATGCCATCGTGACCTTCGCACTGGGCTACTTCGCCTTTACGCTGCTCGGCACCATCGTCCCGACCCTCGGCCAGCCGCTGATTGCGGCACTGGGCGGCGTGGTCCTCGCCGGCGCAACCTTCACCCCACTTCGCGCCTATGCAGGCGGTTTCATCGCCTTTGCCATCAGCTTCGTTGTCGCCAGCTACCTGCTCAACGGCATGTTCGGTCATCTGCTGATGGGCGCCGAAGTCGCTGCCGAAGCTGCGGCCGAAGACATCCCGGCTGCCGCACCGCATCTCCTCTTCCTGCTCATCGGCGCCGTCCTGGGTCTGCTGGTGGGTTGGCTGACCATCCAACGCATCGCCGACACCGTGGTCGATGACAGCAAGTTCCCCACGGCCCTGCCCATCCTCGTCGTGGCCGGCATTCCGCTGCTGATCTACTATCTGATCGGCGCCGAACTGGCCTTCGAAGTCCCCGAACTGCAGCGCTTCAACTTCCGCGGCGGCGTCCAGCTTCCGCCCGAACTGGTCGCCCTGGTCTTCGGCCTTTCGATCTATACCGCCGCCTTCATCGCCGAAAACGTTCGCGGCGGCATTCGCGCCGTCAACAAGGGGCAGACCGAAGCGGCCCAGTCGCTTGGCCTCAAGGAGGGCGACCGCCTGCGTCTGGTGATCATTCCCCAGGCCATGCGCGTCATCGTCCCGCCGCTGACAAGCCAATATCTCAACCTGACCAAGAACTCCTCGCTTGGCGCGGCCATCGGCTATCCCGAGCTGGTCAACGTCTTCATGGGCACGACGCTCAACCAGACCGGCAAGGCAATCGAAGTGGTCGCCCTCACCATGGCGGTCTACCTCACCTTCTCGCTGCTGACCTCGGCATTCATGAACTGGTACAACGGCCGCGTGGCCCTGGTGGAGCGGTAG
- a CDS encoding sulfite exporter TauE/SafE family protein → MDTGLVIVLIGAAAAGFAQGVSGFAFSLVALSIWAWAVEPQMAAPMSVFGALVGQLVALPWVWRGFDVRKLLPLVIGGLIGVPLGAMLLQWLDPTVFKFALGLFLLLYCPVMLLLPADFTFRHGGRLADGASGFAGGVLGGLAGISGPVPTLWTTLRGWDKDTQRGVLQAFNIAMHVATLTAYLLAGSITGEVLVMFGWITPALAIPAVLGVLLFRRLATMTFRRMILALLFISGLTLVWGSVAQWL, encoded by the coding sequence ATGGACACGGGCCTGGTGATCGTCCTGATCGGCGCGGCGGCGGCGGGCTTTGCACAGGGCGTGTCAGGCTTTGCCTTTTCGCTGGTGGCGCTGTCGATCTGGGCCTGGGCGGTCGAGCCGCAGATGGCGGCGCCGATGTCGGTGTTTGGCGCGCTGGTGGGCCAGTTGGTCGCCCTGCCCTGGGTGTGGCGCGGCTTTGACGTACGCAAGCTTTTGCCGCTGGTGATCGGCGGGCTGATCGGGGTGCCGCTGGGGGCGATGCTGCTGCAATGGCTCGACCCCACGGTGTTCAAGTTTGCGCTCGGGCTTTTCCTGCTGCTCTATTGTCCGGTGATGCTGTTGCTGCCGGCCGATTTCACCTTCCGGCATGGCGGACGCCTTGCCGATGGCGCATCGGGCTTTGCCGGCGGCGTGCTGGGTGGGCTGGCGGGGATTTCTGGGCCAGTGCCGACACTGTGGACGACGTTGCGCGGCTGGGACAAGGATACGCAGCGCGGCGTGCTGCAGGCGTTCAACATTGCCATGCATGTGGCGACGCTGACGGCCTATCTGCTGGCGGGGTCGATCACAGGCGAGGTGCTGGTGATGTTTGGCTGGATCACACCGGCGCTGGCGATCCCAGCCGTGCTGGGCGTGCTGCTGTTCCGGCGGCTGGCCACCATGACGTTCCGGCGGATGATTCTGGCGCTGCTGTTTATCTCGGGGTTAACCCTGGTCTGGGGCAGCGTTGCCCAGTGGCTCTAG
- a CDS encoding ETC complex I subunit — translation MTARIYRPARNAMQSGKGKSKSWVLVHELAESKSIDPLMGYTTSGDTQQQVRLSFATQEEAEAYAQKNGIAYSVQPAHDATPKKVSYPDNFRSDRKTPWTH, via the coding sequence ATGACTGCCCGTATCTACCGCCCGGCCCGCAACGCCATGCAGTCGGGTAAAGGCAAATCCAAGAGCTGGGTTCTGGTGCATGAATTGGCCGAATCCAAGTCGATCGATCCGCTGATGGGTTATACGACGTCCGGCGATACGCAGCAGCAGGTTCGCCTGAGCTTTGCGACGCAGGAAGAGGCCGAGGCCTACGCACAGAAGAACGGCATTGCCTATTCGGTGCAGCCTGCACACGATGCCACGCCCAAGAAGGTAAGCTATCCGGACAATTTCCGGTCTGACCGCAAGACGCCCTGGACGCATTAG
- a CDS encoding TraB/GumN family protein — protein MKLSTRCLLPALSALCLATPAVAAPGLWEVRDDDSVLWIFGSFHILPAGLEWRTEQFDSILADADKIVFEADVRLAAMAEVGGEAFARGIYVDGTLLTDVIDEDLERQLRDFAGEIGMQLGPVLAMRPWMATNTISVAALAAEGYNEQGVEFELQPEIDDDRLVFLETGEQQLDVLAGAPEDEQVAMLKSTLDEMHTLPKVMDKMLGHWSAGTAEMMADMFLMEMGGFETDFLDRLIYDRNRNWMAPLETMLAKNEQNLVIVGAAHLVGDDSVLDLLEQAGYSVERIQ, from the coding sequence ATGAAGCTGTCCACCCGCTGCCTGCTCCCTGCCCTTTCCGCCCTGTGCCTGGCGACGCCAGCCGTGGCGGCGCCCGGATTGTGGGAGGTGCGCGACGATGACAGCGTCCTCTGGATTTTCGGCTCGTTCCATATCCTGCCAGCAGGCCTTGAATGGCGGACCGAGCAGTTTGATTCCATCCTCGCCGACGCCGACAAGATCGTGTTCGAGGCCGATGTACGGCTGGCGGCGATGGCCGAAGTGGGCGGTGAGGCTTTTGCGCGCGGCATCTATGTCGACGGCACGCTGTTGACCGATGTGATCGACGAAGACCTCGAACGGCAGTTGCGCGACTTTGCAGGAGAAATCGGCATGCAGCTGGGGCCGGTGCTGGCGATGCGGCCGTGGATGGCCACAAACACGATCAGCGTGGCTGCGCTGGCGGCCGAGGGCTACAACGAACAAGGCGTCGAATTCGAGCTGCAGCCCGAGATCGACGACGATCGCCTGGTGTTTCTGGAAACAGGCGAGCAGCAGCTCGACGTGCTGGCGGGTGCGCCGGAAGACGAGCAGGTGGCCATGCTCAAGTCGACGCTGGACGAAATGCATACCCTGCCCAAGGTGATGGACAAGATGCTGGGGCATTGGTCGGCGGGCACGGCCGAGATGATGGCCGACATGTTCCTGATGGAAATGGGCGGCTTTGAAACCGATTTCCTCGACCGGCTGATCTATGACCGCAACCGGAACTGGATGGCGCCGCTCGAGACCATGCTGGCGAAGAATGAGCAGAACCTGGTGATCGTCGGAGCGGCGCATCTGGTGGGCGATGACAGCGTGCTCGACCTCCTGGAACAGGCCGGTTATTCGGTCGAACGGATCCAATAG